Proteins from a genomic interval of Yarrowia lipolytica chromosome 1E, complete sequence:
- a CDS encoding uncharacterized protein (Compare to YALI0E22605g, weakly similar to uniprot|Q96UP3 Schizosacharomyces pombe Telomere length regulator protein rif1, similar to Saccharomyces cerevisiae RIF1 (YBR275C); ancestral locus Anc_1.337): MILSKTNPVGNFRTRSRNAHRKTQVEEVAEVIEVEESDSDQDMEVEEETEEKEEDEDEDAEEGEEDAEDEEDEAEGEEEIEVEEAEGEEIDVKTDADAEAVDDNSSCEPSTENEEESDRSRGTETEEEEPCEAAETKPKPIKTTNGTSKPSSEAITPKKKVSFTFQSTPNTPTSTGGILKRNGQPLDQKMTRENLKSALANATRKLTQTDQLGGPDDSGFGDGGQRFSIYSSLNSFLRVDVSQDDMKSLASHARVLSECAKNDIMTADKSKNALDTRVVIQAVRFLAYLLVDQNVAETVDPDIVNWVVNQGLSKISDSNCSKSVLGGYLHLLSHHRVCKNVVTPETTSLLYTELSRSEKKSSTALTSEVLSIYQTVAVVHPARALQHASLWLPRVLCLSMDCRSGLRSQALSVLSDFIIAAGPNSKGLTAKATRILTSSFSLEIARNEGAQLPAWLKTKDTLAETILQAAADCPAEDPLYELWGLTLLMAPMDAESSIHSWNMLPQWMNVPATASVVNVALLKACRYVVHTHTRKHLVKYPVGLQALATRSGNTLLLCIQSLGQTGSQLVDQQCLSLFNQTLNTLLVPLETNQLTLKANSLLWDSYIRPTLAIMSANTSLANVACASLACLLRYDQKVQKDREPVFSTSIRQLLTSLSPRWVKANYDKIIDVVKTIPLDTSGPSFLAVWSALVNNISHSAAREIHPSPETSGFVMSACKLHRHMTSKTPLDHKAFYSSVFAVAGLPHCIDKVIEGTTPAAYMFETLVDAEEIPSEAKKYLQYIYSQLSTAARRFQFTQSIAKVAHRHESLYKIVLDHTGEDINGPEMSNLSPKGIYTILASPNRPAYPDTWFSILKSATEMIRKDAFLGSTQEVLIEPLLQIIDESLQPQVCLLGIELIDKKPRGTSSPMFRSLTTDIPKDFMHLGAVSSKLATPEIVNAVRTCLNTLPDHSMPCFFYRFAPVVIQAISTTPEQHRKFLCDSIVRKLRNGPMLTTKVYLDLLVTQIFPSWFEEYQDELKKKQAPLVAFWNELLGNDTQIVLDESVMNMLLFKFVSTRQEVFYHGQKLEKPTRAGRKSSSRSDASPSVSPNMSPTKRRTDSLEFEDGPRRNKSRRLSASPVKSSPLRRSSPRLQELVKVESQIRDVEVGRCVGGLDDLALQTDQAVDHLSELEGVTAREIEQIESTLIGALFKLNQLKKNIA; encoded by the coding sequence ATGATTCTGAGCAAGACTAACCCAGTGGGCAACTTCCGAACCCGAAGTCGAAATGCCCATCGCAAGACACaggtcgaggaggtggctgaggtgattgaggtggaggagagcgACAGTGATCAGGACATGGaagttgaggaggagactgaagagaaagaagaggatgaggacgaggatgCTGaagagggggaggaggacgcggaggacgaggaggacgaggcaGAGGGGGAGGAAGAgattgaggttgaggaggcaGAGGGGGAGGAGATAGATGTTAAAACTGACGCTGACGCGGAGGCTGTCGACGACAATTCATCGTGTGAACCATCTACCGAGAACGAAGAAGAATCAGACCGATCTCGAGGAACGGAGAccgaagaggaagagcCCTGTGAAGCTGCCGAAACGAAACCCAAGCCCATCAAGACCACAAACGGAACATCCAAGCCCAGCTCAGAAGCTATCAcgcccaagaagaaggtctCTTTCACCTTCCAATCGACTCCCAACACTCCCACTTCAACTGGAGGTATTCTGAAAAGAAATGGTCAACCTCTTGATCAGAAAATGACTCGTGAAAACCTCAAGAGTGCTCTGGCAAACGCTACCAGAAAGCTGACTCAAACCGACCAACTAGGAGGCCCTGATGACTCTGGctttggagatggaggacaACGGTTCTCAATCTACAGCAGTTTAAATAGTTTTCTGAGAGTAGACGTCTCTCAGGACGACATGAAGAGTCTTGCATCACACGCCCGCGTTCTCTCGGAGTGCGCCAAGAACGACATTATGACTGCCGACAAGTCCAAAAATGCCCTGGACACCCGAGTAGTCATCCAAGCAGTGCGGTTTCTGGCCTATCTTCTTGTGGATCAGAATGTGGCTGAAACAGTGGACCccgacattgtcaactgGGTCGTGAACCAGGGTCTGAGCAAGATCTCCGACTCCAACTGCTCCAAATCTGTCCTTGGCGGCTACTTGCATCTTCTGAGTCACCACCGAGTGTGCAAGAACGTTGTTACACCGGAAACAACGTCCCTGCTGTACACAGAGCTGTCTCGAAGCGAGAAAAAGAGCTCGACGGCACTCACAAGCGAAGTTCTGTCAATCTATCAGACTGTGGCGGTCGTTCACCCAGCTAGAGCTCTTCAACATGCATCTCTCTGGCTTCCTCGAGTTCTTTGTTTGTCCATGGATTGCCGATCTGGACTCAGAAGCCAGGCTCTGTCTGTTCTGTCCGATTTCATTATTGCTGCTGGACCCAACAGCAAGGGATTGACAGCCAAGGCAACCCGAATTCTcacctcttccttctctctcGAGATTGCCAGAAACGAAGGCGCACAACTGCCTGCTTGGCTCAAAACAAAGGACACACTTGCCGAAACGATTCTTCAGGCGGCGGCTGACTGTCCGGCAGAGGACCCCCTTTACGAGCTCTGGGGGCTGACCCTGCTCATGGCTCCCATGGACGCCGAGTCATCCATCCATAGTTGGAACATGCTTCCTCAATGGATGAACGTGCCTGCAACTGCGTCTGTTGTCAATGTCGCTCTTCTTAAGGCATGTAGATACGTTGttcacacacacacacggAAGCATTTGGTCAAGTACCCTGTCGGTCTGCAAGCACTTGCTACCAGATCAGGCAATacgctgctgctgtgcaTCCAGAGCTTAGGCCAGACTGGAAGCCAGCTGGTGGATCAGCAGTGCCTCTCTCTGTTCAACCAAACACTCAACACACTTTTGGTTCCTCTTGAAACAAATCAGTTGACTCTGAAGGCAAACTCACTGCTCTGGGACTCCTATATTCGACCCACTCTTGCAATTATGAGCGCCAATACTTCTCTGGCCAACGTGGCCTGTGCCTCTTTGGCGTGCCTCTTGAGATACGACCAAAAGGTCCAGAAGGACAGAGAGCCAGTTTTCAGCACCAGCATTCGTCAGCTCCTCACATCTTTGTCGCCCAGATGGGTCAAGGCCAACTACGACAAAATCATCGACGTTGTCAAAACAATTCCCTTGGATACTTCTGGGCCCAGTTTTCTGGCCGTCTGGTCGGCACTGGTGAACAACATCTCGCACTCTGCCGCCAGGGAAATCCATCCCAGCCCGGAAACGTCTGGCTTTGTCATGTCAGCCTGCAAACTACATCGTCACATGACCTCTAAGACTCCTCTGGACCATAAAGCTTTCTATAGCTCGGTTTTCGCGGTGGCAGGGCTTCCGCACTGCATCGATAAGGTCATTGAAGGTACTACGCCCGCAGCATACATGTTCGAGACACTTGTGGACGCCGAAGAGATCCCCTCCGAGGCGAAGAAGTACCTCCAGTATATCTATTCACAGCTGTCTACCGCTGCTCGACGGTTCCAGTTCACCCAGAGCATAGCCAAGGTCGCCCACAGGCACGAGTCGCTTTACAAGATTGTTCTGGACCACACCGGGGAAGATATCAACGGTCCGGAGATGTCTAATCTGTCTCCCAAGGGGATCTACACCATTCTGGCTTCCCCCAACAGACCTGCGTACCCGGACACATGGTTTTCCATTCTCAAATCGGCTACAGAGATGATTCGGAAGGATGCCTTCCTTGGGTCTACTCAGGAAGTGCTCATTGAACCTCTTCTGCAGATCATTGATGAGTCGCTACAGCCCCAGGTATGTCTTCTCGGTATTGAGCTGATCGACAAGAAGCCTCGAGGAACTTCTTCACCCATGTTCCGATCTCTCACAACCGACATTCCCAAGGACTTCATGCATCTGGGTGCAGTTTCTTCCAAGCTGGCGACACCGGAGATTGTCAACGCCGTCAGAACGTGTCTGAACACTCTACCAGACCATTCCATGCCCTGTTTCTTCTACAGATTTGCGCCTGTCGTGATCCAGGCCATTTCAACTACTCCGGAACAGCACAGGAAGTTTCTGTGCGATAGCATTGTGCGGAAGCTACGGAACGGGCCCATGTTAACAACAAAAGTGTATTTGGACCTGCTTGTCACCCAGATCTTCCCATCTTGGTTCGAGGAGTACCAGGATGAACTAAAGAAGAAACAGGCTCCCTTGGTTGCGTTTTGGAACGAGTTGCTTGGCAACGACACCCAGATCGTTCTGGACGAATCCGTCATGAATATGCTGCTCTTCAAGTTCGTGTCTACTCGCCAGGAGGTGTTCTATCACGGCCAGAAACTTGAGAAGCCCACACGAGCAGGCCGAAAGTCATCATCTAGGAGCGACGCCAGTCCCTCTGTATCTCCCAACATGTCTCCCACTAAACGAAGAACAGATTCGCTGGAGTTTGAAGATGGTCCTCGGCGCAACAAGTCCAGACGACTGTCAGCTTCACCAGTCAAGTCCTCGCCACTTAGAagatcttctcctcgtctgCAGGAGCTTGTCAAAGTCGAGTCTCAGATACGAGACGTGGAGGTTGGCCGGTGTGTTGGAGGGTTGGATGATCTGGCACTTCAAACCGATCAGGCTGTTGACCACCTAAGTGAACTCGAAGGTGTGACTGCCAGAGAAATTGAGCAGATTGAATCGACTCTCATTGGAGCTCTTTTCAAGTTGAACCAGCTCAAAAAGAATATTGCATAG
- a CDS encoding uncharacterized protein (Compare to YALI0E22627g, similar to uniprot|P32460 Saccharomyces cerevisiae YIR030c DCG1 involved in nitrogen-catabolite metabolism, similar to Saccharomyces cerevisiae DCG1 (YIR030C)) encodes MPSILIINPNSSQSVTHGLKDILDPPHDFTFKFFTCPSTGPDSINDYTTGTLSAAACLPALLPVLDQHDGFLVACFSDHALVNILREHTNRPVMGIFQAAILHSLSLNMSVGLPDTGKFAIVTTGSQWEPVLDQAVGRYVPANTFVGTFGTGLGVLELHQADTSLVNERIAQATLAALDKGATVICLGCAGMAGMEDVISSVAPHVKVVDGVVAGCEILVGLVRTYYD; translated from the coding sequence ATGCCCTCGatcctcatcatcaaccCCAATTCGTCGCAGTCCGTGACCCACGGACTCAAGGACATTCTTGACCCGCCCCACGACTTCACCTTCAAGTTTTTCACCTGTCCTTCCACCGGCCCAGACTCCATCAACGACTACACCACAGGCACCTTGtcggcagcagcatgtCTTCCAGCTTTACTTCCAGTGCTCGACCAGCACGATGGATTCCTGGTGGCGTGTTTTTCCGACCATGCGCTCGTCAACATTCTTCGTGAACACACGAATCGGCCAGTTATGGGCATCTTCCAGGCCGCCATTCTGCACTCTCTCAGTCTCAATATGAGCGTGGGACTGCCAGATACAGGCAAGTTTGCCATTGTCACAACCGGCAGTCAGTGGGAACCTGTACTGGATCAGGCTGTGGGCCGTTACGTGCCTGCAAACACCTTTGTGGGCACATTTGGCACCGGGCTGGGAGTGCTGGAACTGCATCAGGCTGACACCTCGCTGGTCAACGAGAGAATCGCACAGGCCACCCTGGCGGCTCTAGACAAGGGGGCCACGGTCATCTGTCTGGGGTGCGCTGGTATGGCAGGCATGGAGGACGTGATCAGCTCGGTGGCTCCCCATGTCAAGGTTGTGGATGGAGTGGTTGCAGGCTGCGAGATTCTCGTTGGTCTCGTGAGAACCTACTATGATTAG
- a CDS encoding uncharacterized protein (Compare to YALI0E22649g, similar to uniprot|P11412 Saccharomyces cerevisiae YNL241c ZWF1 glucose-6-phosphate dehydrogenase, similar to Saccharomyces cerevisiae ZWF1 (YNL241C); ancestral locus Anc_2.3) produces MTGTLPKFGDGTTIVVLGASGDLAKKKTFPALFGLYRNGLLPKNVEIIGYARSKMTQEEYHERISHYFKTPDDQSKEQAKKFLENTCYVQGPYDGAEGYQRLNEKIEEFEKKKPEPHYRLFYLALPPSVFLEAANGLKKYVYPGEGKARIIIEKPFGHDLASSRELQDGLAPLWKESEIFRIDHYLGKEMVKNLNILRFGNQFLSAVWDKNTISNVQISFKEPFGTEGRGGYFNDIGIIRDVIQNHLLQVLSILAMERPVTFGAEDIRDEKVKVLRCVDILNIDDVILGQYGPSEDGKKPGYTDDDGVPDDSRAVTFAALHLQIHNDRWEGVPFILRAGKALDEGKVEIRVQFRDVTKGVVDHLPRNELVIRIQPSESIYMKMNSKLPGLTAKNIVTDLDLTYNRRYSDVRIPEAYESLILDCLKGDHTNFVRNDELDISWKIFTDLLHKIDEDKSIVPEKYAYGSRGPERLKQWLRDRGYVRNGTELYQWPVTKGSS; encoded by the exons ATGACTGGCACCTTACCCAAGTTCGGCGACGGAACCACCATTGTGGTTCTTGGAGCCTCCGGCGACCTCGCTAAGAAGAAGACC TTCCCCGCCCTCTTCGGCCTTTACCGAAACGGCCTGCTGCCCAAAAATGTTGAAATCATCGGCTACGCACGGTCGAAAATGACTCAGGAGGAGTACCACGAGCGAATCAGCCACTACTTCAAGACCCCCGACGACCagtccaaggagcaggccaagaagtTCCTTGAGAACACCTGCTACGTCCAGGGCCCTTACGACGGTGCCGAGGGCTACCAGCGACTGAATGAAAAGAttgaggagtttgagaagaagaagcccgaGCCCCACTACCGTCTTTTCTACCTGGCTCTGCCCCCCAGCGTCTTCCTTGAGGCTGCCAACGGTCTGAAGAAGTATGTCTACCCCGGCGAGGGCAAGGCCCGAATCATCATCGAGAAGCCCTTTGGCCACGACCTGGCCTCGTCACGAGAGCTCCAGGACGGCCTTGCTCCTCTCTGGAAGGAGTCTGAGATCTTCCGAATCGACCACTACCTCGGAAAGGAGATGgtcaagaacctcaacaTTCTGCGATTTGGCAACCAGTTCCTGTCCGCCGTGTGGGACAAGAACACCATTTCCAACGTCCAGATCTCCTTCAAGGAGCCCTTTGGCACTGAGGGCCGAGGTGGATACTTCAACGACATTGGAATCATCCGAGACGTTATTCAGAACCATCTGTTGCAGGTTCTGTCCATTCTAGCCATGGAGCGACCCGTCACTTTCGGCGCCGAGGACATTCGAGATgagaaggtcaaggtgCTCCGATGTGtcgacattctcaacaTTGACGACGTCATTCTCGGCCAGTACGGCCCCTCTGAAGACGGAAAGAAGCCCGGATACACCGATGACGATGGCGTTCCCGATGACTCCCGAGCTGTGACCTTTGCtgctctccatctccagatccacaaCGACAGATGGGAGGGTGTTCCTTTCATCCTCCGAGCCGGTAAGGCTCTGGACGAGGGCAAGGTCGAGATCCGAGTGCAGTTCCGAGACGTGACCAAGGGCGTTGTGGACCATCTGCCTCGAAATGAGCTCGTCATCCGAATCCAGCCCTCCGAGTCCATCTACATGAAGATGAACTCCAAGCTGCCTGGCCTTACTGCCAAGAACATTGTCACCGACCTGGATCTGACCTACAACCGACGATACTCGGACGTGCGAATCCCTGAGGCTTACGAGTCTCTCATTCTGGACTGCCTCAAGGGTGACCACACCAACTTTGTGCGAAACGACGAGCTGGACATTTCCTGGAAGATTTTCACCGATCTGCTGCacaagattgacgaggaCAAGAGCATTGTGCCCGAGAAGTACGCCTACGGCTCTCGTGGCCCCGAGCGACTCAAGCAGTGGCTCCGAGACCGAGGCTACGTGCGAAACGGCACCGAGCTGTACCAATGGCCTGTCACCAAGGGCTCCTCGTGA
- a CDS encoding uncharacterized protein (Compare to YALI0E22671g, no similarity, similar to Saccharomyces cerevisiae YEN1 (YER041W); ancestral locus Anc_3.540) produces MGVGDFWQEIEDCRGAYETPESGGISLEGFGKKFYEKHGREPILAVDLYLTFFQNREAIGGNKTAPVVMNMAESQKIQKASFFNICSNFLEAGIKIVLVCDGKDKPAVKRLKKRPNYTKEQAEITAFREIAASLRIPVVDAAGEGEAQCAHMQRHGPADFAYTEDSDVIIFGARKIVRKLKKTKEKAKGKNPSEDKDSDKEKDKNATKSKQNVDGRFAIYEMPDDHKWASPSKLLCYAILRGGDYSTGGKFIADAYAGAIAQGGDWAERLYEISKLDPNSNVVFERPKKEKQLRLWAKDLQAEIVQPPVPIMSKDGSKLLKKTIVPRSDLFKNMDRNIGNNAVVVAPELANIESYATPKIVKRYNFTTVPEFTLDHKFFRDYGKELGWITKEGDDTLWFKRMARPQMVRYLKDNNHSKYFRFVNQRDKSCDKDVYLIEYCPYYIVQYPNHKCSHCGEDACRRIKSSVSASILMQSQYDYKQVYVDHLTKPRAKKPRANKKHAKSSSSSSCASITSFFTVTKPLETASPHKHNETTMPQAISDSDDIIIADEPFAPVIVSSPEEIMITDEKPASYDGKFGYGDDFDWDLAMGKTSTSSKPATKQSALPGLTRSAAALSRKPANKVAKKKSAGASPTKASKARKQSTLSFLSSKTSTVEGVGNAPDNLGATIVLSDTEESTEEDVPTTVNLDSSPVKIQRATRIGTRDSDNQFSQNLQTFTSSNDGYSQPLQSFAFPPEPELIELSD; encoded by the exons ATGGGGGTTGGCGA CTTCTGGCAAGAAATCGAAGACTGTCGGGGAGCATACGAGACCCCCGAGTCTGGAGGAATCTCCCTAGAAGGATTTGGCAAGAAGTTTTACGAGAAACATGGTCGAGAACCGATTCTGGCCGTCGATCTGTACCTCACTTTTTTCCAGAACAGGGAAGCCATTGGGGGTAACAAAACCGCCCCCGTCGTCATGAACATGGCCGAATCTCAAAAGATCCAAAAggcgtccttcttcaacatCTGTTCCAACTTTCTGGAGGCCGGCATCAAGATCGTGCTTGTTTGTGATGGAAAAGACAAGCCTGCTGTCAAGCGACTCAAGAAACGGCCGAACTACACCAAGGAACAGGCTGAAATTACGGCTTTCAGAGAGATCGCTGCGTCACTAAGAATTCCAGTGGTGGAtgcagctggagaaggagaggcCCAGTGTGCTCATATGCAGAGGCATGGACCGGCTGACTTTGCATACACGGAGGACTCGGATGTGATTATTTTTGGAGCTCGAAAGATTGTCCGgaagctgaagaagacgaaagagaaggccaagggtAAGAATCCTTCTGAAGACAAGGACAGCGACAAGGAAAAGGACAAGAACGCTACCAAGTCTAAACAGAATGTGGATGGACGGTTTGCTATCTACGAGATGCCTGACGACCACAAGTGGGCTTCTCCATCCAAGCTGCTGTGTTACGCTATTttacgaggaggagattaCAGCACTGGAGGCAAATTCATTGCGGACGCATATGCTGGAGCTATTGCTCAGGGAGGAGATTGGGCCGAGAGGTTATACGAGATATCCAAACTTGATCCAAATAGCAACGTTGTTTTCGAGAGGccaaagaaggagaaacaGCTGCGCCTATGGGCCAAAGATCTGCAAGCAGAAATCGTCCAACCTCCTGTGCCAATAATGTCCAAGGATGGATcgaagctgctcaagaagactATCGTTCCCAGGAGTGACCTGTTCAAAAACATGGATAGGAACATTGGTAACAACgctgtggttgttgctCCTGAGCTGGCAAACATTGAATCTTATGCTACTCCTAAGATTGTGAAGAGATATAACTTCACCACAGTTCCCGAGTTCACTCTTGATCACAAATTTTTCAGAGACTATGGTAAGGAGCTGGGTTGGATCACTAAAGAAGGTGACGATACTCTGTGGTTCAAACGAATGGCTCGTCCTCAAATGGTTCGTTATCTGAAGGATAACAACCACAGCAAGTATTTCAGGTTTGTCAACCAGCGTGACAAGTCATGCGATAAAGACGTCTATCTCATTGAGTACTGCCCCTACTacattgtacagtaccccAATCACAAGTGCAGtcattgtggagaagatgcaTGTCGTCGTATAAAGAGCTCTGTATCTGCCAGCATTCTGATGCAGAGCCAGTACGATTACAAGCAGGTCTATGTCGACCATTTGACCAAGCCAAGAGCAAAAAAGCCTCGAGCTAATAAGAAACACGCCAAgtcgtcttcctcgtcctcctgCGCCTCTATCACTTCATTCTTCACCGTCACTAAACCACTTGAGACTGCTTCTCCTCACAAGCATAATGAGACGACCATGCCACAGGCGATTTCTGATTCGGACGACATCATCATTGCCGACGAACCGTTTGCGCCAGTGATTGTATCTAGTCCCGAGGAGATTATGATCACAGATGAGAAGCCGGCTTCATATGATGGAAAGTTCGGTTATGGAGACGACTTCGACTGGGACTTAGCCATGGGAAAGACTTCTACCAGCAGTAAACCAGCCACAAAACAATCTGCGCTTCCTGGCTTGACccgatctgctgctgctctttCACGGAAGCCAGCAAACAAAGTCGCCAAGAAGAAATCAGCTGGTGCAAGTCCCACGAAGGCCTCAAAGGCTAGAAAACAATCAACGCTCAGCTTCCTGTCTTCGAAAACATCGACGGTGGAAGGAGTTGGAAATGCCCCAGACAACCTGGGGGCTACCATAGTTCTCTCGGACACTGAAGAGTCGACCGAAGAAGATGTGCCAACAACAGTAAATCTCGATAGTTCACCTGTGAAGATTCAGAGAGCCACTCGAATTGGCACACGGGACTCTGACAATCAGTTCTCCCAGAACCTCCAAACCTTTACATCTTCCAATGATGGTTACTCTCAGCCTCTGCAGTCCTTTGCTTTTCCACCAGAACCGGAGTTGATTGAGTTGTCGGATTGA
- a CDS encoding uncharacterized protein (Compare to YALI0E22715g, weakly similar to uniprot|Q04089 Saccharomyces cerevisiae YDR440w DOT1 putative ATPase, similar to Saccharomyces cerevisiae DOT1 (YDR440W); ancestral locus Anc_5.556): MFFSHLGKKNGGPTAKSSDVKRKVTKVKTRKPVVTSVSKSPSPSKTAPPPATAAAAATAAAKPSTPRKSRRKTPNIYQLSKSSLSEVDTEESEREVSSSLSTPGLYELVPRDIVTAGFGSAELATSIHITNASESGNLSMTDIYEPVSTDKSLSDRVKLGALSCDFVEDYSLIKPKVPGEFEPVREILSIMEMTALHFVDKGASEEIKHPVMDDCIMRRFRRSYEGGDLEGMKTSMKEFDEVVKTQRAEGAILANLKQLTAVPQDLAYFLLNQVYSRIVSPESKSLRDYKAFSNNVYGELMPPFMSTVFQKTDLQPSSVFVDLGSGVGNCTLQAALEVGCESWGCEVMTNASSLAEKQKIELYSRAKMFGIKTGDIHLVASSFVHNDEVHSAISRADVLLVNNYAFDGTLNAHLLDMFLDLKEGCKIVSLKSFVPVGHVISEHNIESPVNILKVQKLDFYSGSVSWTAAGGTYYISTVDRSAIKAFLSKGGY, translated from the coding sequence ATGTTCTTCTCGCATCTCGGAAAGAAGAACGGCGGCCCTACAGCAAAGTCTTCCGATGTCAAACGCAAAGTGACCAAGGTCAAAACCCGCAAGCCAGTGGTTACGTCGGTTTCCAAATCGCCGTCTCCTAGTAAGacggctcctccacccgccacagcagcagcagcagcaacagcagcagccaagCCTTCGACGCCTCGAAAAAGTCGACGAAAGACGCCAAACATTTACCAGCTGTCGAAGAGCTCGTTGTCCGAGGTAGACACTGAAGAAAGTGAGCGTGAAGtgagctcttctctctcaacTCCGGGGCTCTATGAACTCGTGCCCCGAGATATTGTGACAGCTGGCTTTGGATCGGCCGAACTCGCCACCTCCATCCACATCACTAACGCCTCCGAATCGGGCAACTTGAGCATGACGGACATTTACGAGCCCGTGTCGACCGACAAGTCGCTCAGTGACCGGGTGAAACTGGGGGCACTGTCATGTGACTTCGTCGAGGACTACAGTCTCATCAAACCCAAGGTCCCCGGCGAGTTTGAGCCCGTGCGAGAGATTCTCAGCATTATGGAAATGACAGCTCTGCATTTCGTGGACAAGGGCGCGTCGGAGGAAATCAAACATCCGGTCATGGATGACTGCATCATGAGACGGTTCAGACGATCGTACGAGGGAGGCGATCTGGAAGGCATGAAGACTTCCATGAAGGAGTTTGACGAGGTGGTGAAGACACAGCGAGCCGAGGGCGCCATTCTGGCCAacctcaaacagctcacTGCAGTACCTCAGGACCTAGCATACTTTCTACTCAACCAGGTATACAGCCGAATCGTGTCGCCGGAATCTAAAAGCCTACGGGACTACAAGGCATTTTCCAACAACGTCTACGGCGAACTCATGCCCCCATTCATGTCCACAGTGTTCCAGAAGACAGACTTGCAGCCCAgttctgtgtttgtggacCTTGGATCGGGAGTGGGAAACTGCACATTACAGGCTGCTTTGGAGGTGGGCTGCGAGAGTTGGGGATGCGAAGTGATGACCAACGCTTCGAGTCTGGCAGAAAAGCAGAAAATAGAGCTTTACAGTCGGGCCAAGATGTTTGGAATCAAGACCGGAGACATTCATTTGGTGGCGAGTAGTTTTGTGCATAACGACGAGGTGCATTCGGCCATCTCTCGCGCAGATGTATTGCTGGTAAATAACTATGCATTTGACGGCACTCTCAACGCGCATTTGCTAGACATGTTTTtggatctcaaggagggATGCAAGATTGTTTCGCTCAAGTCGTTTGTGCCAGTAGGCCATGTCATTTCCGAACATAACATTGAGTCGCCTGTCAACATTTTGAAGGTACAAAAGTTGGACTTTTACTCGGGCTCCGTCTCCTGGACGGCTGCAGGAGGAACATATTACATTTCGACCGTGGACAGAAGTGCCATCAAGGCGTTTTTGTCGAAGGGTGGATATTAA
- a CDS encoding uncharacterized protein (Compare to YALI0E22737g, weakly similar to uniprot|Q03818 Saccharomyces cerevisiae YMR159c APG16 protein required for autophagy singleton), whose amino-acid sequence MQLNVTHRTNAERLEKHNRELETALAKKTEEHKEQAKALLLLQDDMLANQIQLNVLEQKTEALQQENETLVQRLVAKAAADADKMNDANAFLER is encoded by the coding sequence ATGCAACTGAACGTGACCCATCGAACCAACGCCGAACGACTGGAGAAACATAACCGGGAGCTGGAAACGGCCCTTGCAAAGAAGACAGAAGAACACAAGGAGCAGGCAAAAGCGTTGTTACTGTTGCAGGACGACATGCTGGCAAACCAGATCCAACTGAATGTCCTGGAACAGAAAACCGAGGCTCTGCAACAGGAGAACGAAACTCTTGTTCAGAGACTGGTagccaaggctgctgctgatgccgACAAGATGAACGATGCCAATGCGTTTCTCGAGAGGTGA